From one Bifidobacterium sp. WK012_4_13 genomic stretch:
- a CDS encoding phosphatase PAP2 family protein: MKKVLTYLTATAALLALLVPATAAKAAQTTDAPTTDAITNLLSEYSDYWKAGEGVQQSDEAEKVLQHNDALTEEINNKAATETADKTNDQQARAVLDAQMSSEATLHDALGPILGAYYENGINGGKLPLTKAFLSAMNATASTGTAKNYYSYPRPYIDRPNYLGESLNMGELKSTLNIQQVQAYVDQGQYVGLAASGSFPSGHTTFAFTQGAGLATILPEFGTQIMTRVSEAGNNRIVLGVHYPLDIMGGHIAGQYGVATALSDPTVASQAAARTELVNYLTDECAANNYGSTLSACIGKTGATSTNEYSNSFTDDVVSAPVNSPSSAVAAYTARMSYGFQSDASQKASVQVPSAAINLLRNVPAYKGLNDTQLKQILAMTENTRVYPLESSAQGWGQINLAAAYSAKVTLSADGTVQSVAAGQSAASVVRQQTNDSDGNQGGSGTNDGSGTSNAKGGTSNSTSGTSSKTASNAKKSATTAKKPQPIASVSGQGVVDASGKNASLAKTGSNVGLVVSIAAMLAVAGSAVSLTVMRMKRGH, from the coding sequence ATGAAAAAGGTGCTTACCTATCTGACTGCGACTGCCGCGCTCCTTGCGCTCCTGGTTCCGGCCACCGCCGCTAAGGCGGCGCAGACCACTGACGCGCCGACAACCGACGCGATCACCAACCTTCTTTCCGAATACAGCGATTATTGGAAAGCAGGGGAAGGTGTCCAGCAGAGCGACGAGGCTGAAAAGGTACTTCAGCACAACGATGCGCTGACCGAGGAAATCAACAACAAGGCTGCGACCGAGACCGCAGACAAGACGAACGATCAGCAGGCGCGCGCGGTGCTGGATGCTCAGATGAGTTCGGAGGCGACGCTGCATGATGCTCTCGGACCGATCCTGGGCGCCTATTACGAAAATGGAATCAATGGGGGCAAGCTGCCGCTGACGAAGGCCTTTCTTTCGGCGATGAACGCGACTGCCAGCACCGGGACGGCTAAGAACTACTATTCATATCCTCGCCCCTACATCGACCGTCCGAACTACCTGGGCGAGTCGCTGAACATGGGTGAGCTGAAAAGCACGCTGAACATCCAACAGGTGCAGGCATATGTGGACCAAGGCCAATACGTCGGACTTGCGGCATCAGGCTCGTTCCCCTCGGGGCATACCACCTTCGCCTTCACCCAAGGTGCGGGATTGGCCACGATTCTCCCTGAATTCGGCACACAGATCATGACTCGCGTGTCAGAGGCCGGCAATAACCGCATTGTGCTCGGCGTGCACTATCCGTTGGACATCATGGGCGGTCACATCGCGGGGCAATATGGCGTTGCAACAGCCCTGAGCGATCCGACCGTCGCCTCGCAGGCGGCGGCACGCACCGAGCTCGTGAACTATCTCACCGATGAATGCGCTGCAAACAATTACGGCAGCACGCTGAGCGCATGCATCGGGAAGACCGGTGCGACGTCAACCAATGAATACAGCAATTCATTCACGGATGACGTCGTCAGCGCGCCGGTCAACAGCCCAAGCTCTGCCGTGGCAGCCTATACCGCGCGCATGAGCTACGGATTCCAGAGCGATGCCTCCCAGAAGGCCAGCGTTCAGGTTCCAAGCGCTGCGATCAATCTGCTCCGTAACGTTCCTGCATACAAGGGTTTGAATGACACCCAGCTCAAGCAGATTCTCGCCATGACCGAAAACACCCGGGTATATCCGTTGGAATCCTCGGCGCAGGGCTGGGGCCAGATCAATCTTGCGGCCGCATACAGCGCCAAGGTAACGCTCTCGGCGGATGGAACGGTGCAGAGCGTCGCTGCCGGGCAGAGCGCTGCAAGCGTCGTAAGGCAGCAGACGAACGACAGCGACGGCAACCAGGGAGGCAGCGGCACGAATGACGGTTCCGGCACGTCGAATGCGAAGGGCGGCACATCCAATTCGACTTCCGGCACGTCGTCAAAGACCGCTTCGAATGCGAAGAAGAGCGCCACGACCGCCAAGAAGCCACAGCCGATCGCCTCGGTCAGCGGCCAGGGCGTTGTGGATGCCAGTGGGA
- a CDS encoding peptidylprolyl isomerase, with the protein MTKLIMHTTAGDISIALFDDKAPETVKNFVDLAKGTQTWTDPITGEPSNEPFYDGLTFHRIIKDFMIQGGCPLGNGTGGPGYAFDDEIDPSLHFDKPYLLAMANAGLRRDPASGEVHGTNGSQFFITTVATPWLDGHHTIFGEVEDDASRAVVDALDGIATDANDAPLDPVMIEGIEIL; encoded by the coding sequence ATGACAAAACTCATCATGCACACCACTGCCGGTGACATCTCAATCGCACTGTTCGACGACAAGGCCCCTGAAACGGTCAAGAACTTCGTAGACCTCGCGAAGGGCACTCAGACATGGACGGATCCCATCACGGGCGAACCAAGCAACGAGCCTTTCTATGATGGCCTCACCTTCCACCGCATCATCAAGGACTTCATGATTCAGGGTGGCTGCCCACTCGGGAACGGCACGGGGGGTCCGGGATACGCCTTCGATGATGAAATCGATCCAAGCCTGCATTTCGACAAGCCATATCTGCTGGCCATGGCCAATGCCGGCCTGCGACGCGACCCCGCCTCTGGCGAAGTGCATGGAACCAACGGTTCTCAGTTCTTCATCACCACGGTCGCGACGCCATGGCTCGACGGACATCACACGATCTTCGGAGAGGTCGAGGACGATGCCTCCAGAGCCGTCGTGGATGCCCTTGACGGAATTGCGACGGATGCCAATGATGCGCCGCTCGACCCGGTTATGATAGAAGGCATCGAGATCCTCTGA
- a CDS encoding Gfo/Idh/MocA family protein, with product MSIMNGNRKLFEDEGRPVSIAILGAGNIANAMARTIQAMGTDERYANLVSLHAVASRDRNRAASFAERFHVPVHYGSYEELVEDDEVDLVYIATPHNFHAEQAILCMKHGKNVLVEKSFTANREQADAALGVSESTGMLCTEAIWTRYMPSRTIIDDLLLSNAIGDVTAVTANLGYPLTGVKRLVDPDLAGGALLDVGIYPLNFIDMVLGPQQISSLESSASFFETGVDAQSSTTLHYANGHMGVASCSMLGMSDAQGIIWGSKGYMICSNINDIDGIDIYEDGHRHVRHIDMPRQLTGYEYEVASAANAILDGESQCPEMTHEDTLRMVSLEDSIRDIWGMTYPFEE from the coding sequence ATGAGTATCATGAACGGCAACCGCAAGCTCTTCGAAGACGAGGGCAGGCCTGTTTCCATCGCGATTCTCGGTGCCGGCAACATTGCAAATGCCATGGCCCGGACGATTCAGGCCATGGGCACTGACGAACGATACGCAAATCTGGTCTCGCTCCATGCAGTCGCATCGCGAGACAGGAACCGTGCCGCCTCGTTCGCCGAACGATTCCACGTTCCAGTGCATTACGGATCCTATGAAGAGCTCGTCGAGGATGACGAGGTCGATCTGGTGTACATTGCGACACCTCACAACTTTCATGCCGAACAGGCAATCCTATGCATGAAGCACGGCAAGAATGTCCTTGTCGAAAAGTCCTTCACCGCGAACCGCGAGCAGGCCGACGCGGCTCTTGGAGTTTCGGAATCCACAGGCATGCTCTGCACCGAGGCGATATGGACACGATACATGCCTTCGCGCACCATCATCGATGATCTGCTGCTATCCAACGCCATCGGTGACGTGACGGCCGTGACGGCCAATCTGGGCTACCCGTTGACCGGAGTGAAGCGATTGGTGGATCCGGATCTGGCTGGCGGAGCATTGCTTGACGTCGGCATCTACCCACTGAACTTCATCGACATGGTCCTGGGACCGCAGCAGATTTCGTCGCTTGAGAGCAGCGCCTCGTTCTTCGAGACCGGAGTCGATGCGCAGAGCTCGACGACGCTGCATTATGCGAACGGACACATGGGAGTCGCAAGCTGCTCGATGCTTGGCATGAGCGATGCACAGGGCATCATATGGGGCAGCAAGGGATACATGATATGCAGCAACATCAATGACATCGATGGCATTGACATCTATGAGGATGGGCATCGTCATGTACGGCATATCGATATGCCGCGCCAGCTTACCGGCTATGAGTATGAAGTCGCATCGGCTGCGAATGCGATTCTCGACGGAGAGAGCCAGTGCCCTGAAATGACGCATGAGGATACATTGCGCATGGTTTCGTTGGAAGACAGCATCAGGGACATCTGGGGAATGACATACCCATTCGAGGAGTGA
- a CDS encoding ECF transporter S component, which yields MSASTQQKTDSSISTVTSVEDAAVPRASVTPDLNRHGNARRILHTRWRPIDITVASVIAVASGLVFWMFDLVVTAPAAFLEGLIPGFSGIISGFWYIAGPLAMLIVRKPGAAIYAETIGGLLELAFGNQWGFSGSLVAGLVQGIFSELVFAILLYRIWNAWSTALCGLVTGLGGSLYSLFVLQSGLHPTGGYVITNVMSNCISGAIISGILMWYLFLAIAKTGALSHFASGRMIFDSETR from the coding sequence ATGTCTGCATCAACGCAACAGAAAACCGACAGTTCCATCTCGACCGTGACATCGGTCGAAGACGCGGCTGTTCCACGAGCGTCCGTGACACCAGACCTGAATCGGCATGGAAATGCCAGGCGCATCCTGCATACCCGATGGCGTCCCATCGACATCACCGTCGCATCGGTCATTGCCGTCGCATCAGGTCTCGTCTTCTGGATGTTCGACCTGGTGGTAACCGCGCCAGCCGCCTTCCTTGAGGGTCTGATTCCTGGATTTTCGGGAATAATAAGCGGATTCTGGTATATTGCCGGCCCGCTTGCCATGCTCATCGTTCGCAAGCCGGGCGCCGCCATCTATGCAGAGACGATCGGCGGGTTGCTTGAACTCGCATTCGGCAACCAATGGGGATTCTCAGGCTCGCTTGTCGCCGGACTCGTTCAGGGGATCTTCAGTGAGCTTGTCTTTGCAATCCTGCTCTATCGCATATGGAATGCGTGGTCGACGGCATTGTGCGGTCTGGTGACGGGTCTGGGCGGGTCGTTGTATTCCTTGTTCGTCCTGCAGTCAGGCCTACATCCGACAGGCGGCTATGTGATCACCAATGTCATGTCCAACTGCATCTCGGGAGCCATCATTTCCGGCATCCTGATGTGGTATCTCTTCCTGGCGATAGCGAAGACGGGGGCGCTGTCGCATTTCGCCTCAGGACGCATGATATTCGACTCAGAGACCAGGTGA
- a CDS encoding replication-associated recombination protein A: MSQDLFSAADIPDDAMTRPLAVRMRPTSLTEVLGQSAALKAGSPLQRLAMPASQGSVTSPSSVILFGPPGVGKTTLAYIVAHQSEREFEELSAVTSGVKDVREVLARARERLVTEGRETVLFIDEVHRFSKSQQDALLPSVENRDVTFIAATTENPSFSVISPLLSRSVVVKLDALDDEDLSSLVHRAVKDSRGLNDQVRIEEESVDQIVRLSGGDARKALTILEAAAGALTGDRKRKKGSRKPIIKPDVVSSVMDVATVRYDRQGDDHYDVISAFIKSMRGSDVDAALHYLARMIRAGEDPRFIARRIMIASAEEVGMAAPQILQTTVAAAQAVAMIGMPEARIILAEAVVAVATAPKSNASYKAMDDALADVDAGRIGEVPLHLRNAPTKLMKAWGNHKGYQYAHDAPGAVAAQEYMPKELEGREYYHPNDRGYEHEIGPRLKRIREILHGDDPTGPDRNLS; the protein is encoded by the coding sequence ATGAGTCAAGATCTGTTCAGCGCCGCCGACATTCCCGATGATGCGATGACCCGCCCACTTGCCGTGAGAATGAGACCGACCTCACTGACCGAGGTGCTTGGCCAATCCGCGGCACTGAAGGCCGGTTCACCATTGCAGCGTCTGGCAATGCCAGCGTCGCAGGGCTCGGTGACTTCGCCCAGCTCGGTAATATTGTTCGGTCCTCCAGGGGTTGGGAAGACGACGCTTGCCTACATCGTCGCCCATCAGTCCGAACGTGAATTCGAAGAGCTCTCCGCGGTCACCTCGGGAGTGAAGGACGTGCGCGAGGTGCTTGCGCGGGCGCGTGAGCGACTGGTCACCGAGGGGAGGGAAACGGTCCTCTTCATCGACGAGGTGCATCGTTTCTCCAAATCCCAGCAGGACGCATTGCTGCCCAGCGTCGAAAACCGGGATGTCACCTTCATCGCCGCAACCACGGAGAATCCCAGTTTCTCCGTCATCTCGCCGCTGCTGTCACGTTCGGTCGTCGTCAAGCTCGATGCCTTGGACGATGAGGATCTCTCATCCCTGGTCCATAGGGCTGTGAAAGACAGTCGGGGACTGAACGACCAGGTCAGGATCGAGGAGGAATCGGTAGATCAGATAGTGCGGCTGTCAGGAGGGGACGCGCGCAAGGCCCTTACGATTCTGGAAGCTGCGGCGGGTGCGCTGACAGGCGACAGGAAGCGCAAGAAGGGTTCCAGAAAGCCGATCATCAAGCCTGATGTCGTCTCGTCCGTCATGGACGTGGCGACCGTCCGCTATGACAGGCAGGGCGATGACCACTATGATGTCATCAGCGCGTTCATCAAGTCGATGCGCGGTTCGGACGTCGACGCCGCGCTGCACTATCTTGCGAGAATGATTCGAGCAGGGGAGGACCCGCGCTTCATCGCAAGACGCATCATGATTGCCTCGGCGGAGGAAGTCGGCATGGCAGCTCCGCAGATTCTGCAGACAACCGTTGCCGCGGCTCAGGCGGTCGCGATGATTGGCATGCCAGAGGCCCGCATCATTCTCGCCGAGGCTGTGGTGGCGGTTGCGACGGCACCAAAGTCAAACGCAAGCTACAAGGCCATGGATGACGCACTTGCAGATGTGGATGCAGGCCGCATTGGCGAGGTGCCGCTGCACCTGCGAAACGCTCCGACAAAGTTGATGAAGGCATGGGGCAACCATAAGGGCTACCAATATGCCCACGATGCTCCTGGCGCGGTCGCGGCGCAGGAATATATGCCCAAGGAGCTCGAAGGCCGTGAATACTATCATCCCAACGATCGTGGCTACGAACATGAGATCGGGCCAAGACTCAAGCGCATCCGTGAGATTCTGCACGGCGACGATCCCACTGGTCCAGACCGGAACCTATCGTGA
- a CDS encoding DEAD/DEAH box helicase, translated as MIPSLGEDSRNLGADEIYDRFFDWVQGRGITPWPHQEDAVLSLLSGNHVILSTPTGSGKSLVALGMHFAALCTGRRSYYTAPIKALVSEKFFELVRLLGRDNVGMITGDTHINTEAPVICCTAEILANQALREGIHADVGCVAMDEFHYYGDYERGWAWQVPLLTLPDTQFLLMSATLGDVSELAKSLEDSTDTDVDVIDDAPRPVPLSYAYVDTQLPATLEELIGKGDTPVYIVHFSQDAALETAQALSSTGISDRQQRDRIKEAIKGTRFTTAFGQILQRLLRTGVGVHHAGMLPRYRRLVEQLAQQGLLPVICGTDTLGVGINVPIHTVVLTALTKYDGRRQRRLRSREFHQIAGRAGRMGFDSEGLVVAEAPEYEIENARAMAKAGNDPKKLKRVKRKKPPEGFVSWNESTFDRLIEAQPEKLTPHLDITHSFVLNEVEQGGDARDRVDRLIDDSLQTEQQKERLHERAEEIFQTLIDSNVIEIEQNDDGGDDYFTTVDVPEDFALDQPLSPFLLASLELLDRESDTYALDVISMVEATLEDPRQVLRAQERQAKDAAMADMKADGIEYDERMDKLAEITYPKPLEELLESAFQQYCKDVPWANDYELSPKSVIRDMVETASDFKGYISRYAISRSEGTLLRYLSDAYRALSRTVPIEKCDERLEDIISWLRVVVRSVDSSLVDEWESAGEDADAGAGLSAAPPTFEEQIVADRSGLQVLVRNAMFTRVQLAAFEEAEKLGALDSDWGYGVHRWEDALDDLYDAHESIGVDAQARSAQFITMDERMERSEHRWFVRQIFADSDGDHDWGIAANVDLKETQDRGEAVFEDYRVGPIETLGEQADEM; from the coding sequence TTGATTCCAAGCCTTGGCGAGGATTCGAGGAATCTTGGCGCCGACGAGATATACGATCGCTTCTTTGACTGGGTGCAGGGACGTGGCATCACGCCATGGCCGCATCAGGAGGATGCGGTGCTCAGCCTGCTGTCGGGAAACCACGTGATCCTGAGCACTCCAACCGGTTCAGGTAAATCCCTGGTTGCGCTTGGCATGCATTTCGCCGCCCTCTGCACCGGCAGAAGGTCATATTACACGGCTCCCATAAAGGCTCTCGTGAGCGAGAAGTTCTTTGAGCTGGTGCGTCTGCTTGGACGCGACAATGTCGGCATGATAACCGGTGACACGCACATCAACACCGAGGCGCCGGTGATATGCTGCACGGCCGAGATCCTTGCCAATCAAGCCTTGCGGGAAGGCATCCATGCAGATGTCGGCTGCGTCGCGATGGATGAGTTCCACTATTACGGCGATTACGAGCGTGGCTGGGCATGGCAGGTTCCGCTGCTCACGCTGCCCGACACGCAGTTTCTGCTGATGTCGGCCACTCTGGGCGACGTCAGCGAGCTCGCGAAATCGCTTGAGGACTCGACCGACACGGATGTCGATGTCATCGACGACGCACCACGGCCTGTGCCGCTGAGCTACGCATACGTCGATACGCAGCTGCCTGCGACGCTCGAGGAATTGATAGGGAAGGGCGACACGCCCGTATATATCGTTCATTTCTCACAGGATGCCGCGCTGGAGACTGCTCAGGCACTGTCAAGCACCGGCATATCCGACAGACAGCAGCGCGACAGGATCAAGGAAGCCATCAAGGGCACACGGTTCACCACCGCCTTCGGCCAGATTCTTCAACGCCTGCTGAGGACTGGCGTGGGAGTTCACCATGCAGGGATGCTGCCGCGATATCGAAGGCTTGTCGAACAGCTCGCACAGCAGGGCCTGCTGCCGGTCATATGTGGCACCGATACGCTTGGAGTGGGCATCAATGTGCCGATTCACACCGTGGTGCTGACCGCCCTGACAAAGTATGACGGCCGTCGTCAGCGGCGTCTGCGATCGCGCGAATTCCATCAGATCGCGGGCCGCGCGGGACGCATGGGCTTCGATTCAGAGGGACTTGTGGTCGCCGAGGCTCCGGAATACGAGATCGAGAATGCCCGTGCGATGGCCAAGGCTGGCAACGATCCGAAGAAGCTCAAGCGCGTCAAGCGCAAGAAGCCGCCGGAGGGCTTCGTAAGCTGGAACGAAAGCACCTTCGACAGACTCATCGAGGCTCAGCCAGAGAAGCTGACCCCGCATCTCGACATCACCCATTCCTTCGTGCTGAACGAGGTCGAGCAGGGTGGGGATGCAAGGGATCGCGTGGACAGGCTCATCGATGACTCATTGCAGACCGAACAGCAGAAGGAACGCCTGCATGAGCGTGCGGAGGAGATATTCCAGACCCTGATCGATTCGAATGTGATCGAAATCGAGCAGAATGACGACGGCGGCGATGACTACTTCACGACCGTCGATGTTCCCGAGGATTTCGCACTCGATCAGCCGCTCTCGCCGTTCCTGCTGGCATCGCTCGAGCTGCTCGACCGTGAGTCAGATACGTATGCCCTTGATGTGATATCGATGGTCGAAGCCACCTTGGAGGATCCGCGACAGGTGCTGCGTGCACAGGAACGGCAGGCCAAGGATGCTGCGATGGCGGACATGAAGGCAGATGGCATCGAATACGATGAGCGGATGGACAAGCTTGCCGAGATCACCTACCCGAAACCGCTTGAGGAGCTTCTTGAATCCGCTTTTCAGCAGTATTGCAAGGACGTTCCATGGGCGAACGACTATGAGCTGAGCCCAAAATCCGTAATACGCGACATGGTCGAGACGGCGTCCGATTTCAAGGGGTACATTTCCAGATATGCGATATCCCGGTCAGAGGGGACTCTGCTGCGTTACCTGAGCGATGCGTATCGAGCCTTGAGCCGCACCGTTCCCATCGAAAAATGCGATGAACGGCTGGAAGACATCATCTCGTGGCTCAGGGTGGTCGTCCGTTCGGTGGATTCATCCCTGGTGGATGAATGGGAATCCGCAGGAGAGGACGCAGATGCAGGCGCAGGCCTTTCTGCGGCTCCACCGACCTTCGAGGAGCAGATAGTCGCCGACCGGTCAGGCTTGCAGGTGCTGGTTCGCAATGCGATGTTCACCCGCGTGCAGCTGGCCGCCTTCGAAGAGGCCGAGAAGCTGGGTGCCTTGGATTCGGATTGGGGTTATGGCGTGCATCGCTGGGAGGATGCGCTTGACGATCTCTATGACGCACACGAATCGATCGGAGTGGATGCACAGGCGCGTTCCGCTCAGTTCATAACGATGGACGAGCGGATGGAACGTTCCGAGCATCGCTGGTTCGTCAGGCAGATATTCGCCGACTCCGATGGCGACCACGATTGGGGCATCGCTGCGAACGTTGACTTGAAGGAGACCCAGGACCGCGGCGAGGCGGTTTTCGAGGACTACAGGGTCGGGCCCATCGAAACCCTGGGCGAACAGGCAGATGAAATGTGA
- a CDS encoding LacI family DNA-binding transcriptional regulator — translation MSRITLHDVALAAGVSDSTVSRALRGLDKVNPKTRIKIEEIARRQHFVLSKNASSLASGKTMRVTILFTDQLNTWFNSSSMQGAYEVLSTQGYDLVPHIAPSAASLDAYLDALLGNRNSDAIIVVSLSLNERQREILGLTTMPVIGFDSRGTEGFDATVRIDEDDAMTKALTLLQSLGHRRLGFVSMPNVPKLLFSSQLRGVAFVKVAHDLGYADEHIAHFNPGTRDDFRTLDDAASSVVASILSSPVHPSAICVETDDFAVALIYSLRRFGIRVPQDISVIGFDDYAYAPLAGLTTLHQNPVEMSRMAGRLTLGLMKGEPLPQAHVRMRASLVLRDTTAPYHRR, via the coding sequence ATGAGTAGAATCACTCTCCACGATGTAGCCCTGGCGGCAGGCGTTTCTGATTCCACCGTATCCAGGGCGCTGCGTGGACTTGACAAGGTCAATCCAAAGACACGGATCAAGATCGAGGAAATCGCAAGGCGACAGCATTTCGTCCTTTCGAAGAACGCGTCATCGCTGGCTTCAGGCAAGACGATGAGGGTCACGATTCTGTTCACGGATCAGCTGAACACATGGTTCAACTCATCGTCGATGCAAGGCGCATATGAGGTTCTATCCACACAGGGCTACGATCTGGTGCCCCATATCGCTCCAAGCGCGGCATCGTTGGATGCGTATCTCGATGCCCTGCTGGGAAACAGAAACAGCGATGCGATCATCGTCGTCTCGCTGAGCCTGAACGAACGTCAGCGGGAGATTCTCGGATTGACGACGATGCCTGTCATCGGATTCGATTCGCGGGGGACCGAAGGATTCGATGCCACGGTGAGAATCGATGAAGACGATGCGATGACCAAGGCTCTGACCCTGCTGCAGTCACTCGGCCACCGCAGACTCGGCTTCGTGTCGATGCCGAACGTTCCCAAGCTGCTTTTCAGCTCGCAGCTGCGTGGCGTCGCATTCGTCAAGGTCGCCCATGACCTGGGGTACGCGGACGAACACATCGCCCATTTCAATCCTGGAACGCGTGACGACTTCCGCACCCTGGACGATGCGGCGTCATCGGTCGTCGCGAGCATTCTTTCCAGTCCGGTTCACCCAAGTGCGATCTGCGTCGAGACCGACGACTTCGCCGTGGCTCTGATCTATAGCCTCAGAAGGTTCGGCATCCGTGTGCCACAGGATATCTCGGTGATAGGCTTTGACGACTACGCTTACGCACCCTTGGCAGGACTTACGACACTGCATCAGAACCCTGTGGAGATGAGTCGCATGGCCGGCAGGCTGACCTTGGGATTGATGAAGGGCGAACCATTGCCTCAGGCGCATGTCAGGATGCGGGCTTCACTGGTGCTGAGGGATACCACCGCCCCGTATCATCGAAGATAG
- a CDS encoding glycoside hydrolase family 13 protein gives MQSEEYNASASTDSLKRTLSHHIPCSDPDWWKQAVVYQIYPRSFKDSTGSGLGDIAGITSRIDYLKRLGIDCIWLSPFYPSTLADGGYDVADYRDVDPRLGTMEDFDTLCAAAHKRGLKVVVDIVPNHSSNLHPWFQEALLSESGSVERERYIFRDGRGANGEIPPTDWISNFGGSAWTRVADGQWYLHLFAKEQPDFNWDNEDVRQDFLTTLRFWSDHGADGFRVDVAHGLAKDLNRSDLDDWSALATLPLPTDGSHPLYDRDEVHDIFRQWHTVFDEYDPPRFAVAEAWVNPARQHLYSSPKELGQVFNFEFAKKNWVRDELHEAIAEGIEQATRSGSTSTWVMSNHDVIRHATRYALPQVPTKNGLYHTQARDWVLRDGSSFIENREVGTRRARAAIMLELALPGSTYVYQGEELGLFEVPDIPWSRLQDPESFGSTGASASKGRDGCRVPLPWVGSDAPVLDDANARDFSVTTNVISRFGHINASDGSGSFGFSPRERTDGSGDIPAQTHLPQPDWYAHFAVDVEELDPRSMLHLYRRALELRHEMHTSDTSLTWLKGYDAPSTVHDGADGQLGGVIAYRRANGWANITNFGSQTIALPKGSVRLASSELTPDGKLAQDASVWMMLQ, from the coding sequence ATGCAATCAGAAGAATACAATGCAAGCGCTTCGACTGATTCATTGAAAAGGACACTTTCACATCACATCCCATGCTCGGATCCTGACTGGTGGAAGCAAGCGGTCGTCTATCAGATATATCCGCGCTCATTCAAGGATTCCACCGGCTCAGGGCTGGGAGACATTGCAGGCATCACCAGCAGGATCGACTATCTGAAGCGACTTGGCATCGACTGCATCTGGCTGTCGCCCTTCTACCCCTCGACCCTGGCCGATGGTGGATACGATGTGGCCGACTATCGCGACGTCGACCCCAGGCTTGGCACGATGGAGGACTTTGACACGCTGTGCGCCGCGGCGCACAAGAGAGGTCTGAAGGTCGTCGTCGACATCGTGCCGAACCATTCTTCGAACCTTCATCCCTGGTTCCAGGAGGCGCTGCTGAGCGAATCCGGTTCCGTTGAGCGCGAGCGTTACATCTTCCGGGATGGACGGGGAGCGAATGGCGAGATCCCACCGACGGATTGGATTTCCAACTTTGGCGGGTCGGCGTGGACGCGCGTTGCCGACGGCCAATGGTACCTTCATCTCTTCGCCAAGGAGCAGCCGGATTTCAACTGGGACAACGAAGACGTCAGGCAGGATTTTCTCACGACCCTGCGCTTCTGGAGCGACCACGGCGCAGACGGATTCCGAGTGGATGTCGCACACGGCCTTGCCAAGGATCTGAACCGCTCCGACCTTGATGACTGGAGTGCGCTCGCCACGCTGCCGCTGCCCACCGATGGCAGCCATCCACTGTATGACCGCGACGAGGTCCACGACATCTTCAGACAGTGGCACACCGTCTTCGACGAATATGACCCGCCTCGCTTCGCCGTGGCCGAAGCATGGGTGAATCCAGCTCGTCAACACCTCTATTCCAGTCCCAAGGAACTGGGGCAAGTCTTCAACTTCGAATTCGCCAAAAAGAATTGGGTTCGCGACGAACTGCATGAGGCCATTGCAGAAGGCATCGAGCAGGCGACCCGATCGGGATCGACATCGACATGGGTGATGAGCAATCATGATGTGATTCGTCATGCCACCAGATATGCACTCCCCCAAGTCCCCACGAAAAATGGGCTCTATCACACGCAGGCCAGGGATTGGGTGTTGCGCGACGGCAGCTCGTTCATCGAGAATCGGGAGGTGGGCACCCGCCGGGCCAGAGCCGCCATCATGCTCGAACTGGCGTTGCCAGGATCGACATATGTATATCAGGGCGAGGAGCTCGGTCTTTTTGAAGTGCCTGACATCCCGTGGAGTCGCCTGCAGGACCCCGAAAGCTTTGGGTCGACGGGCGCGTCGGCCAGCAAGGGAAGGGACGGCTGCCGTGTTCCGCTGCCGTGGGTCGGTTCGGATGCCCCTGTTCTGGATGATGCGAATGCGCGGGATTTCTCCGTGACCACGAATGTGATATCGCGTTTCGGCCATATCAATGCCAGCGACGGAAGCGGCAGCTTCGGATTCTCCCCTCGCGAGAGAACGGATGGTTCAGGCGACATCCCGGCACAGACGCATCTTCCACAACCTGACTGGTATGCGCACTTTGCCGTCGATGTCGAAGAGCTCGATCCGAGATCGATGCTGCATCTGTATCGCAGGGCTCTTGAGCTGCGTCACGAGATGCACACCTCGGACACTTCGCTGACATGGCTGAAGGGATACGACGCACCGTCGACCGTTCACGATGGCGCAGACGGGCAGCTCGGAGGGGTGATCGCCTACAGGCGAGCGAATGGCTGGGCAAACATCACCAACTTCGGCTCGCAGACCATAGCTCTTCCGAAAGGCTCCGTCAGACTTGCATCATCCGAACTCACGCCAGACGGCAAGCTTGCGCAGGACGCATCCGTGTGGATGATGCTGCAATGA